Proteins co-encoded in one Azospirillum brasilense genomic window:
- a CDS encoding lipopolysaccharide biosynthesis protein: MASEAATILKHGWLFMLANVVNRAAGLLLLPLYTRLLSPSEFGVYALVVVVADLLAVMLMIGMNNAFTAVYFEHTEEGDRRRVASTCLLAVVGTSVAMVGLAWPLGMAGSWAMFGDTGHAAVMAIALAGVALTTLFELALAYYRARKRSGLCLLVSLAKVVALLAFNLLFLWALGLGVEGIFLANGASFLALGLLLVVAILKDTGFSFSLPILKRVAALGLPYAPQSLLDIANNFVSRWLLNILLSTAAVGLFAFGMRLSQILFMFLTASFLQIWSVSRLESQHGAADHAQADFVFHLFVVLLTGAGLGLALTAPEILWLIASADYTPVLTSMPFLVLAYVLHGVRMNPEVAILKAKRVGVLPWISAASLAVGSALALALVWQWGLLGAALANLGREVFQIVLTETVRRRICRDEVPLNAVRIGWILVPAAFAYAAGWYLFGIAVDPAFTAEKVLLVLMFLAAAVFGPGMGSAGRAMLGKLLLGRVRRLQSAS; this comes from the coding sequence ATGGCGTCCGAAGCAGCGACGATCTTGAAACACGGTTGGCTGTTCATGCTGGCCAACGTGGTGAACCGGGCTGCCGGGCTTCTGCTCCTGCCGCTCTACACCCGGCTTCTCAGCCCTTCCGAGTTCGGCGTCTACGCGCTGGTGGTGGTGGTCGCCGACCTGCTGGCGGTCATGCTGATGATCGGCATGAACAACGCCTTCACCGCCGTCTATTTCGAACACACGGAGGAGGGCGACCGGCGCCGCGTCGCCAGCACCTGCCTGCTGGCGGTGGTCGGCACGTCGGTGGCGATGGTCGGGCTGGCCTGGCCGCTGGGCATGGCGGGAAGCTGGGCGATGTTCGGCGACACCGGCCACGCGGCGGTGATGGCGATCGCGCTCGCCGGCGTCGCCCTGACCACCCTGTTCGAGCTGGCGCTGGCCTATTACCGGGCGCGCAAGCGGTCGGGCCTGTGCCTGCTGGTGTCGCTGGCCAAGGTGGTCGCCCTGCTCGCCTTCAACCTGCTGTTCCTGTGGGCGCTCGGCCTCGGGGTGGAGGGCATCTTCCTGGCGAACGGCGCGTCCTTCCTGGCGCTCGGCCTCCTGCTGGTGGTGGCGATCCTGAAGGACACCGGCTTCTCCTTCTCCCTGCCGATCCTGAAGCGGGTGGCGGCGCTGGGGCTGCCCTACGCGCCGCAGTCGCTGCTCGACATCGCCAACAACTTCGTCTCGCGCTGGCTGCTGAACATCCTGCTGTCCACGGCGGCGGTGGGGCTGTTCGCCTTCGGGATGCGGCTGTCGCAGATCCTTTTCATGTTCCTGACCGCCTCCTTCCTGCAGATCTGGTCGGTCAGCCGGCTGGAGTCCCAGCATGGCGCCGCGGACCACGCCCAGGCGGATTTCGTCTTCCACCTGTTCGTCGTCCTGCTGACCGGGGCCGGGTTGGGGTTGGCGCTGACCGCGCCGGAAATCCTCTGGCTGATCGCGTCCGCCGACTACACGCCGGTGCTGACCAGCATGCCCTTCCTGGTGCTGGCCTATGTGCTGCACGGGGTGCGGATGAACCCGGAGGTGGCGATCCTGAAGGCCAAGCGCGTCGGCGTGCTGCCCTGGATCTCCGCGGCCAGCCTCGCGGTGGGCTCGGCCCTGGCCCTGGCGTTGGTCTGGCAGTGGGGCCTGCTCGGCGCCGCTCTGGCCAACCTCGGGCGCGAGGTCTTCCAGATCGTCCTGACCGAGACGGTGCGCCGCCGCATCTGCCGCGACGAGGTCCCGCTGAACGCCGTGCGCATCGGCTGGATCCTGGTGCCGGCGGCCTTCGCCTACGCGGCGGGATGGTACCTGTTCGGCATCGCGGTCGACCCGGCCTTCACCGCCGAGAAGGTGCTGCTGGTGCTGATGTTCCTGGCGGCGGCGGTGTTCGGTCCGGGCATGGGATCGGCGGGCCGGGCGATGCTGGGCAAGCTGCTGCTGGGCCGCGTCCGCCGCCTGCAATCGGCGTCCTGA